One segment of Arcanobacterium phocae DNA contains the following:
- the gatC gene encoding Asp-tRNA(Asn)/Glu-tRNA(Gln) amidotransferase subunit GatC, which yields MSTFSKEEVARLADLARISLSEQELEQFAAELEVINESVSRLKEVVSPDIPATSHPIPLTNVWRDDEVVPGLDRDEVLAMAPHAEDGKFGVPAILGEE from the coding sequence ATGTCGACATTTTCAAAAGAAGAGGTTGCCCGGTTGGCAGACCTCGCGCGTATTTCGCTAAGTGAACAAGAATTAGAGCAATTTGCGGCTGAACTCGAAGTTATCAACGAGTCTGTTTCGCGACTAAAAGAAGTCGTTAGCCCTGATATTCCAGCCACGTCCCATCCTATTCCGCTCACAAACGTGTGGCGTGACGATGAGGTTGTTCCAGGCTTGGACCGGGACGAAGTTTTGGCCATGGCACCGCATGCTGAAGATGGCAAGTTTGGTGTTCCAGCAATCTTGGGTGAGGAGTAA